agcccatatcttctttaaggacaattcttcttcttcaagcccacttctagttgatccggctcttgcaaacatcattcttcgctgcctttctgcgggagtttttgccgtttctttgctcttttcgctccgtgagttaaccaggctttatttagtacctaaaaatgcaaaattaattgagaaaagtatttattcttgaaaacaacgaaaacacagaatatgggataaaatggagcgttagtgcacaaatgatgagttaaatgccaataaaaaggtgcaaatatatacaatatttggcactcatcaaatacctccaaacctgaattttacttgtcctcaagtaaaacaaaactaaggaaatcctacctataccactattGTTGGTctttcgattgcatttagcgaatgaaataagccttttaaaccactaagtgtccctagtggacgagttgaagtctcgtgaaggtttggtTAGAACGTACCtaaaaagttctaggacaaaatagctcagattccatgaaatgtgacatgtgcaagacagtagaagctcacagcaaaatggagatgtcaatctagctatcaaaggcacaatcctagcactgataacaaataaagacatgtgataagagtgtaaagtgtatctacacatgtgtaaagaaagatcggatgttatgactactaatcaccaagagatagtttctcaggctaagaaccgaggtcgaaatctagctagctgtccggactttacgagaattgtgaatgagttggaggtatttcaaaaTTACTCgcattgtacatcaatggcatacacccttccttgcttataacacaaaaacacaaaagatgactctttacatgactcttatttacattgactactctcttttatttttggaacaagagaggatggaattgataaatacttcatttttttttttgaaaaaaattttttacaacatggtaactcttttgatacataagcaaaaagaaacaaaaaaattacacttTTTGCAAGAGGTAgacctttttgatgcacccagttaaattcaatggttgtctttcttaatgtaacctccaccttctatcccaaccaaccaaagaacaagctagtcaagtttcgttcagtattctaaagtgattggcaatcgtgacttccgatagaacacctcaaggatgaggctatacatgtattggtagatcgtgcgcgtgcaagtttcttatcactatgtgaattgtgctagaatcagggtgcctaaatatctagactaagaatccttatgtttacatacatgaatacctcaaaaccctaaaaatctctAATCCTCCGCATGAAACACGGGTTCATCAAAATCAAGGAAGGAGAGAAAACCGTACAAGTAGAGTATCACATTTCTACTTGGCTCTGAATCAGCCGTAATCTATTTAGAAGCCGATACCAGTAGCTGCGCCAACGCCAAGATTCGGAGGACCTTGAGTGTGAGGTTCAAGCTTCATACTTTTCCAAAAACAAGCTTCTGGAGCTAACTTAGCTGAAGATCTCAATGGCTCGGACTTGCACCTTGTTAGTACGAACGGTTCGTACGCTACAGCGTGGACAAATTTCTGCTCTATCATCGTCGCCATTGATGATGGTGATGTAGAGACTTCAATAGGTGGCACAACTTCAGCAGGTGGCGGCGGCGGTGTAGGTTTAGAGATAGATCTTCTCGGTGGTGTTGGTGGTTTTTGATGTTTACTATGCAGTGGTGGACGGCCATGACTTGGATTAGAGTCAGTACTGAGTCGACTCTTTGAATCGGTACTGAGTCTACCCTTTGAATCAGTACTGTTTCGTTTCTTTGGATGATCATTATCTCCACCATTGTTTTGAATAAGTTTTCTTTCCGGTCGAAATTTGATGAAATCAGTACTACAAACCCATGTTTCTTTCGAAACCTCCATTGATAATTTTGGTTCACACATCATTAATAATAAACAATCTGGTAATTCATGATCacccttttctctctcctttGACTTCAATTCTTCTACTACTTCTTCATCTCCCTGTTTGTTGATTTCCATGGTTTCTCTCTTTTCAACAGAAATTCTTGGTTCGGCAACTTTTTCTTGTTTGACCGTTTCTTCAAAAACTGCCATTTTCACTTGTTCTGGGCATTGCTCTGTTTCTTCTTCCTCGTGGATAGATTTTGTACATGAAGAAAAACTAACTCTTCCGGAAGAAATACTTGGTCTTCTACTTTCTATTCCTTCTTCACTCAATTCCAGTATCAGTTCTTGTTCTTTCACTTGAATTATGGACTCTTCTTCACATTCCTCTATTTTAAGAATATCTACTTCAACGAGTGGTTCAATAGCAGAAccattatcaattacctcatcTTCTGTAAATATGACCTGTGTTTCTTCTTCAATATCTTGATATTTCTTTCCATGATGTTCGTCTAACGAAATATCTGCATTTTCTTCCTTTTCTGGGGTTTTACAGAAATTCTCTTCTTCTAATCCTGATTTCAGTTCATTTTCATCTTCAGGTTCATCACCCGTATCatcttccacttcttcttcttcagcatcaCTTTCACGATCATCTGTATCATCTTCTTCAACTACTATTACTGCTTCTCTTTGtggataaatttcttcttcttctttattttgtatAGGAGACTCCCAGAAACGATTAGCAAGAGCAGAATTCCTAAAAGGCTCAGATCTGCATCGCATCAATAACAGAGCATTTTTAGGTGGAATGCAAATACTAACCcttccctcttcttcttcttcaacctcaCTCCTACAGATACTTGCCCTTTTCTcttctaagatctgcatctcaattTCACCGATCATTTCTTCTCGTTTCTTCACTcttctcatttcatcttctcttctgctCACCACTAACTCCATCTCATTATCATTATTATCCATATTCATCTCATTCTGATCATTTTCATGCAAACCAGTCATAACCCAATTTGCAAAAACTTGTCTACAAGAACTATTATTCCTTTCTGTAGTTTGTCTTCCATTTCTCTTCTTCTGATCAGATTTCTCCCCTGTTAAACATGAATAAGACTTAGTACAAGGTAATAAGCAATTAAACTCAGCCCCAAAGGTTTTTAAGGCTTCACAAATTGATAATGGAAGATGAACCCATCTTTGATTTCTATGTGGTAAACATTCTTGCGGCTGTTGATGATTCTGTTCCGTTTTTCTAAAACTTAAATCACCTTTTCTTTTTGATCTTCTTCTAAATTTTTGACCCTGCTTCTTTGTTTTGACACGAACTTGACCAATACAAGTAACTTTTGGTGACGATGGTTCTGCCGCGGTTGTTTCTAAAGATGAACCTTTTTTCTTCTGACTTCCAGTTGGAAACATTGGTGAACGCTTAATACTTCCATTGCTTCTTAACCTTCTGCTTAATGAAGAAGataatgaagctgaagattctcCAAATTTTCCACTGTGTCTTCCTGGACTTTGAAttgattttgaagatattttcaTGGAAGATGAATTTCTTGCTGTAAAACATATGAAGTATTCACTACCACTTCTATGCGATGATCTTTTCTCAGATTCCATCTTCTTCTCTTATTTTTTCATTACCCATTGAACATTacagagaacaaaaaaaaaatctgattttttttcttttcttttctgtatGAGCTGTTGCTGTGGAGAGGCCAGAGACTAGAAGAGATCGTAGACTGTAGAGTAGGGACTAGTGAGTGTGTATAGTAACCATTTTTCTGAAGTCAACAAAATCAAAGACAGCTAAGCTGGTCAAACTTGTTAAATGTCCAGACGGCAAACTATTATTGAGTTATCCAACCAATCTGTCaaacaaagaccaatatacagTGTGTCTCGATGTATCTTAATATTGCTCACGTTGTTGAATAGTTCGCAATAATCACAACAAGTTTCACCTACTGTAATTTTGGATTTGTAGGGATATAATCATGGGGATTCGTTGTTGTGGGGACCGCGTGTGGTCCGTAAAATTTTGTTTGGCGAAATGGTATCAGGACATGGATATTAAGATGGTTAGATTTAGATCAAAGGGGGATTTTGGAACCtttgcgatcaaaaccaaagatcaaagatcaaaaaaaagaccaaaatttgggtttagtccgtggtgtgacgcaacggtacatgattaaaatttcgtcaggcggactttaaaagtccgccccattaaaattccatcaggcggacttttaaagtccgccccaTCCCTTttaaattttaacaggcggactttaaaagtccgcctttTTAAAATTCCAtcgggcggactttaaaa
This is a stretch of genomic DNA from Papaver somniferum cultivar HN1 chromosome 1, ASM357369v1, whole genome shotgun sequence. It encodes these proteins:
- the LOC113353935 gene encoding uncharacterized protein DDB_G0284459-like, encoding MESEKRSSHRSGSEYFICFTARNSSSMKISSKSIQSPGRHSGKFGESSASLSSSLSRRLRSNGSIKRSPMFPTGSQKKKGSSLETTAAEPSSPKVTCIGQVRVKTKKQGQKFRRRSKRKGDLSFRKTEQNHQQPQECLPHRNQRWVHLPLSICEALKTFGAEFNCLLPCTKSYSCLTGEKSDQKKRNGRQTTERNNSSCRQVFANWVMTGLHENDQNEMNMDNNDNEMELVVSRREDEMRRVKKREEMIGEIEMQILEEKRASICRSEVEEEEEGRVSICIPPKNALLLMRCRSEPFRNSALANRFWESPIQNKEEEEIYPQREAVIVVEEDDTDDRESDAEEEEVEDDTGDEPEDENELKSGLEEENFCKTPEKEENADISLDEHHGKKYQDIEEETQVIFTEDEVIDNGSAIEPLVEVDILKIEECEEESIIQVKEQELILELSEEGIESRRPSISSGRVSFSSCTKSIHEEEETEQCPEQVKMAVFEETVKQEKVAEPRISVEKRETMEINKQGDEEVVEELKSKEREKGDHELPDCLLLMMCEPKLSMEVSKETWVCSTDFIKFRPERKLIQNNGGDNDHPKKRNSTDSKGRLSTDSKSRLSTDSNPSHGRPPLHSKHQKPPTPPRRSISKPTPPPPPAEVVPPIEVSTSPSSMATMIEQKFVHAVAYEPFVLTRCKSEPLRSSAKLAPEACFWKSMKLEPHTQGPPNLGVGAATGIGF